A genomic region of Lates calcarifer isolate ASB-BC8 linkage group LG9, TLL_Latcal_v3, whole genome shotgun sequence contains the following coding sequences:
- the tnca gene encoding tenascin isoform X1 produces the protein MGTRGLLGCLLLTALLSLSNAGLVKKVLRHRRQTLTSPKEHNVTLPSGDHPVVFNHVYNINVPASSLCSVNLDAPESQQLLPKDAPATTGRHITEHTVDGENQIVFTHRINIPRQACGCTEDLPGLKDLMSRLEMLEGEVSALRDQCSSDRPCCSAQVTGAVGTKPYCNGHGNYSAETCGCVCEPGWKGPNCTEPQCPGNCQDRGRCVDGKCECFKGFSGEDCTLEFCPVDCGAHGQCVGGVCVCSDGFFGEDCSQSKCLNNCLGRGRCVDGDCVCDEPWTGFDCSELICPKDCYDRGRCDNGTCYCDEGYTGEDCGERTCPNNCQGNGFCVDGQCVCTAGYSGEDCSQLTCLNDCNGRGTCFNGMCICDTGYQGEDCSQLACLNNCNNRGQCINGQCACDVGFQGDDCSELSCPNNCLHMGRCVNGQCVCEEGFAGEDCSIRTCPSNCYGRGECINGRCVCHAGFTGEDCGELSCPNNCRNRGRCIDGQCVCDEGFTGEDCSQKACPNDCLARGYCVDGKCICREGYSGDDCSVLACPDNCNNRGRCINGRCTCESGYEGDSCAELSCLNNCQDKGRCVNGQCVCDEGYIGDDCSEVSPPKDLTVGEVTTETVDLSWKNEMLVTEYLVTYVPTSPGGLLQEFTVPGDKTSATVKELEPGIEYMINVYAVLSNKRSVPVSARVATDLPQPEGLRFKSVRETSVEVMWDQLDISFDGWEIYFRNTKEENGKIMSTLPSSQNQFFQSGLGPGQEYEVSINIIKNNTRGPQTSKTVTTKIDGPRQVEVKDVTDSSALVSWSQPVAPMDKVTMFYGPSSDSSDETSAEIFPPDKQYSIGGLRPDTEYTVSLVSRSGDLSSDPVTTTFTTALDAPKNLQAMSQTDNSITLQWTNSQADVGSYRVKYSPISGATHGEEVFPQGPGDTTQATITGLKPGMEYGIGVTAVKNERESLPATTNAATDIDPPRGFEVTESTETSLTLKWQKPQAKVSGYMLVYVSGDSQLVEVEIPATATSYVVSNLTPGMSYNLILTAERGHKRSTPVTLPASTASFTFYLADSDDRELTTPTGSEDNVISFVYLDPSESQFPGTETEDELGPLTISGITSDGFDLSWRQKAHSVYDSFAVEYKDTQRLWDVSVVQLPGDATGSRIEGLKASTEYQIKLYGITSSQRSALLEAVAVTAPKPTSPDVLTLSIKDAPTSPPSALDNETIQKPDPHHPVNTEAPSTSDSGVMSSGAEPESSNLDLLGDFTVTNVTSTRVSLAWSAPDEVFDSFLLELSSPSGVTQANVTTLPGSVRKAEIEGLSPSTLYDITLQGLVEGKPSLPLKVFATTEELKPKVVNLTISDITWDGFTASWSPMGGEFDSFVIEVTNLENFAESQNLTLSGDAFSLGITGLNPNTSYMVGLYGMYQGSFLEPVYSEATTVNQPMVGNLYISNLTSESFSILWNGTDGEFDGFILEIIDSDWLMEPKEYNISRNVKSYDVTGLRPSTDYIAYLYGTYKGSRTSAVSIVASTAEEPDLSRLVVSNITSDRFSLSWRTREKAFDNFIVEVRESALPSQAMGRALPGDVRSTVMAGLKARTSYNIKLYASAGGQNTKPLFAVATTEDVPQLGPIAASSVSPHNLSLSWSTVSGHFDGFVIRVSDSEQQSDTLEFRLPGEIRNITISNLMDATGYDIELYGISHGRHTPSVLAHAVTASLPKVENLTISNITPYGFRVSWEVKQQLQQDDLPPSSGGFSHFHIVVTDSGWLLEPQEFTVPGNQSHLDIWGLITGIGYEVRLTGVSESGLLSRPLTTVAVTEAEPEVEHLFVSDITADSFRLSWTADEDMFDRFVIKIRDSKRLAHPHEYSIRGDERTKVLTGLMSATEYEIELYGVSLDQRSQPITGVAQTGLSNPRGLHFSEVTDSSAIVHWSMPHSPVDSYRIAYVPFEGGSPMTVTVDGSVFEALLPNMIPGKTYQVTVSAVKGLEESDPSSDTVTTALDRPQGLTAVNVTDTSALLLWQPSVATVDGYVITYSGDSVSPVVEHVSGNTVEFEMGSLVPGTHYSVGVHAVKEAQKSDSAVTEFTTDVDPPRDLTAINIQTDSATLTWKPPQAAVTGYTLTFSSADGVIREVVLSPTASSYNMAQLTGSTEYNVKLQAIAGAQRSRHVTTVFTTIGQLYRRPKDCAQILLNGETTSGLFTIYVGGEDGQPIQVYCDMSTDGGGWMVFLRRQSGKLEFFRNWKNYTAGFGNMNDEFWLGLSNLHKITSSGHYELRVDLRDKGESAYAQYDKFTIAEPRTRYKVYIGAYSGTAGDSMTYHQGRPFSTFDNDNDIAVTNCALSYKGAFWYKNCHRVNLMGKYGDNSHSKGINWFHWKGHEHSIEFAEMKIRPANFRNFESRKKRS, from the exons ATGGGTACAAGAGGCCTTCTGGGCTGCCTCCTCCTGACTGCTCTGCTCAGCTTATCAAATGCTGGGCTCGTGAAGAAAGTCCTACGGCATCGGCGACAGACTCTGACATCCCCTAAAGAACATAACGTCACCCTCCCCAGTGGAGACCACCCTGTGGTTTTTAACCACGTCTATAACATCAATGTCCCTGCCAGTTCCCTGTGCTCGGTGAACCTGGATGCACCAGAGAGTCAGCAGCTCCTTCCCAAAGATGCACCAGCCACTACAGGCCGTCACATCACTGAGCACACTGTGGATGGAGAGAACCAAATCGTCTTCACCCACCGCATCAACATACCTCGGCAGGCGTGTGGTTGTACTGAAGACCTGCCCGGCCTGAAAGACCTAATGAGCCGGTTGGAGATGCTTGAAGGAGAAGTTTCAGCTTTGAGAGATCAGTGCAGCAGTGACAGGCCCTGCTGCAGTGCACAGGTCACAG GTGCGGTGGGAACAAAACCTTACTGCAACGGTCACGGAAACTACAGCGCTGAGACCTGTGGCTGCGTTTGTGAGCCTGGCTGGAAAGGACCCAACTGTACTGAGCCCCAGTGTCCCGGTAACTGCCAGGACCGGGGCCGCTGTGTGGACGGAAAGTGTGAGTGCTTCAAAGGCTTCTCTGGAGAGGACTGCACCCTCGAGTTCTGCCCTGTGGACTGTGGAGCTCATGGCCAGTGTGTGGGCGGCGTTTGCGTCTGCTCGGATGGTTTCTTCGGTGAAGACTGCTCTCAGTCCAAGTGCCTCAACAACTGCCTAGGCCGTGGCCGCTGTGTTGATGGAGACTGCGTGTGTGATGAACCCTGGACTGGATTCGACTGCTCCGAGCTTATCTGTCCCAAAGACTGCTACGATCGTGGACGCTGTGACAACGGCACCTGCTACTGTGATGAGGGATACACCGGGGAGGACTGTGGAGAACGCACCTGTCCCAACAACTGCCAAGGTAATGGCTTCTGTGTTGATGGCCAATGTGTCTGCACAGCCGGCTACAGCGGAGAGGACTGCTCTCAGCTCACCTGCCTCAATGACTGTAACGGCAGAGGCACGTGCTTTAACGGGATGTGTATCTGCGACACGGGCTACCAAGGTGAAGACTGCAGCCAGTTAGCATGTCTGAACAACTGTAACAACCGAGGCCAGTGCATAAATGGACAGTGTGCGTGTGATGTTGGTTTCCAGGGAGATGATTGCTCTGAGCTTTCCTGTCCCAACAACTGCTTGCACATGGGCCGCTGTGTCAACGGCCAGTGTGTGTGCGAGGAGGGCTTCGCTGGGGAAGACTGCAGCATCAGGACCTGCCCCTCAAACTGCTACGGCCGTGGGGAGTGCATTAATGGACGTTGCGTGTGTCATGCAGGCTTCACTGGCGAGGACTGCGGTGAGCTGAGCTGCCCTAACAACTGCAGAAACCGCGGCCGCTGCATCGACggacagtgtgtttgtgatgaagGCTTCACCGGGGAAGACTGCAGTCAGAAAGCTTGTCCCAACGACTGCCTGGCCAGAGGTTACTGTGTAGACGGCAAGTGCATCTGTCGGGAAGGCTACTCGGGAGACGACTGCTCTGTGCTCGCCTGCCCGGACAACTGCAACAACAGGGGACGCTGTATCAATGGAAGGTGCACATGTGAGAGTGGATATGAAGGAGACAGCTGTGCAGAGCTGAGCTGCCTCAACAACTGCCAGGACAAAGGCCGCTGCGTGAACGGTCAGTGCGTCTGTGATGAGGGATACATCGGAGACGACTGCTCAGAAG tGTCTCCTCCAAAGGACCTTACTGTTGGCGAGGTCACCACTGAAACAGTAGACCTGTCCTGGAAGAATGAGATGTTAGTGACAGAATACCTCGTGACGTACGTGCCCACCAGTCCTGGGGGTCTTCTCCAGGAGTTCACTGTGCCTGGAGACAAAACTTCTGCCACTGTCAAAGAGCTGGAACCTGGCATCGAGTATATGATCAATGTCTATGCCGTTCTGAGCAACAAGAGGAGTGTCCCTGTCAGTGCGAGGGTGGCCACAG ATCTCCCACAGCCAGAGGGTTTAAGATTCAAATCAGTGAGAGAGACCTCAGTAGAGGTAATGTGGGACCAGCTGGACATCTCCTTTGATGGCTGGGAGATCTATTTTCGCAACACG aaagaagaaaatggaaaaatcatGAGCACCCTTCCATCCTCTCAAAACCAGTTTTTCCAGTCAGGCCTTGGACCAGGACAGGAGTATGAAGTCTCGATCAACATCATCAAAAACAACACCAGAGGACCCCAAACATCCAAAACAGTCACTACCA AGATTGACGGTCCCCggcaggtggaggtgaaggaTGTAACTGACTCTTCGGCACTGGTTAGCTGGTCTCAGCCAGTGGCTCCAATGGACAAAGTCACCATGTTTTACGGGCCCTCCTCCGACTCCTCAGATGAAACCAGTGCAGAGATTTTCCCTCCAGACAAGCAGTATAGCATTGGCGGTCTGAGGCCAGACACTGAGTACACTGTATCGCTCGTCTCCAGGAGCGGAGACCTCAGCAGTGACCCTGTCACCACCACTTTTACTACAG CCCTGGATGCCCCCAAGAACCTACAGGCCATGTCCCAGACAGACAACAGCATCACTCTGCAGTGGACTAACAGTCAGGCCGATGTTGGCAGCTATCGGGTGAAATACAGCCCCATCTCTGGAGCGACTCATGGTGAGGAAGTATTCCCACAAGGACCAGGAGATACCACACAAGCTACTATCACTG GTCTAAAGCCAGGGATGGAGTATGGGATTGGTGTGACTGCTGtgaagaatgagagagagagcctcCCTGCTACTACAAATGCAGCAACTG ACATCGATCCTCCCAGAGGTTTTGAGGTAACCGAGTCCACAGAAACCTCTCTCACTTTGAAGTGGCAGAAACCTCAGGCCAAGGTCAGTGGCTACATGCTGGTGTACGTCTCTGGAGATAGCCAGCTTGTGGAGGTGGAGATCCCAGCCACAGCAACCAGCTATGTTGTGTCCAACCTGACTCCTGGAATGAGCTACAACCTCATTttgactgcagagagaggacacaAGAGGAGCACACCTGTCACCCTGCCTGCGTCCACAG cctctttcacattttatttagctGACTCAGATGACCGTGAGCTAACGACTCCTACAGGCTCGGAGGACAATGTCATTAGCTTTGTGTATTTAGACCCCTCTGAGTCCCAGTTCCCTGGGACGGAGACTGAGGATGAGCTTGGACCACTGACTATTTCAGGCATCACGTCTGATGGATTTGACCTCTCATGGAGACAAAAGGCTCACAGCGTTTATGATAGTTTTGCAGTAGAATATAAAGACACTCAGCGATTATGGGATGTGAGCGTGGTCCAACTTCCTGGAGATGCCACTGGCTCTAGAATTGAAGGCCTGAAGGCATCGACAGAGTATCAAATAAAACTTTATGGAATAACAAGTAGCCAGAGATCTGCGCTACTTGAAGCTGTTGCAGTCACAG CACCCAAGCCTACCTCTCCAGATGTACTTACGCTGAGCATCAAAGATGCCCCAACAAGCCCACCGTCTGCTCTGGATAATGAAACAATTCAAAAGCCAGATCCCCACCATCCTGTAAACACTGAGGCTCCTTCCACTTCTGACTCTGGTGTGATGAGCTCTGGGGCTGAGCCTGAAAGCTCAAACCTGGATCTACTGGGGGACTTCACAGTCACAAATGTTACCTCCACTAGAGTAAGCTTGGCTTGGTCGGCACCTGACGAGGTGTTCGATAGCTTTTTGCTGGAGCTCAGTTCTCCATCAGGGGTGACACAAGCTAATGTGACCACATTACCAGGAAGTGTGAGAAAGGCTGAAATAGAGGGTTTGTCTCCCTCTACACTCTATGATATTACATTGCAAGGGCTGGTGGAAGGGAAGCCATCTTTGCCTCTCAAAGTTTTTGCTACCACAG AGGAGCTGAAACCCAAGGTGGTGAACCTCACCATCTCTGACATTACATGGGACGGCTTCACTGCGTCCTGGAGCCCCATGGGTGGGGAATTTGACAGCTTTGTCATTGAAGTAACAAACTTGGAGAATTTCGCAGAGAGCCAGAACCTCACACTGTCTGGAGACGCTTTCAGCCTGGGCATCACCGGGCTGAATCCCAACACCAGCTACATGGTTGGCCTGTATGGGATGTATCAGGGCTCCTTCCTTGAACCCGTGTACAGTGAAGCCACCACAG TGAATCAGCCAATGGTTGGCAATCTATATATCTCAAACTTAACGTCAGAGAGCTTTTCAATCCTCTGGAACGGCACTGATGGAGAGTTTGATGGTTTTATCCTGGAGATTAttgactctgattggctgatggagCCAAAGGAATATAACATATCCCGCAATGTTAAGTCCTATGACGTCACAGGGCTCAGGCCCAGCACTGATTACATAGCCTACCTCTATGGGACATACAAGGGATCCCGAACAAGTGCTGTCAGTATTGTTGCATCAACag CTGAAGAGCCTGATTTGTCCAGGCTAGTTGTTTCTAACATTACCTCAGACAGATTCTCTCTGTCGTGGCGGACACGAGAGAAGGCTTTTGATAACTTTATAGTAGAAGTCAGAGAGTCTGCTTTGCCCTCGCAGGCAATGGGGCGCGCTCTGCCAGGAGACGTGCGCTCCACAGTCATGGCCGGGCTCAAAGCGCGCACAAGCTACAACATAAAGCTGTACGCCAGCGCTGGTGGCCAGAACACAAAGCCTCTATTTGCTGTAGCTACAACAG aGGATGTCCCACAGTTGGGGCCCATAGCTGCTTCATCTGTGAGTCCACATAATCTCAGCTTGTCCTGGAGCACTGTGTCAGGCcattttgatggttttgttATCCGGGTCAGTGACTCTGAACAGCAGTCTGATACGCTGGAGTTCAGACTGCCCGGTGAAATCCGTAACATTACGATCTCTAACCTGATGGATGCCACAGGCTATGACATTGAACTGTATGGTATTTCTCATGGGCGCCACACTCCCTCTGTGTTAGCCCACGCCGTCACAG CTTCTTTGCCTAAAGTGGAAAACTTGACCATTTCCAACATTACCCCCTACGGCTTCCGTGTGTCGTGGgaggtgaagcagcagctgcagcaggacgATTTACCCCCCTCTAGTGGTGGCTTCAGCCATTTTCACATAGTGGTGACAGACTCTGGCTGGCTACTGGAGCCTCAGGAGTTCACAGTGCCAGGAAACCAAAGTCACCTGGACATCTGGGGCCTCATCACCGGCATAGGATATGAGGTCAGGCTGACCGGGGTGTCAGAGTCAGGGCTTCTCTCTCGGCCTCTGACTACAGTGGCTGTGACAG AGGCTGAACCGGAGGTGGAGCATCTCTTTGTCTCGGACATCACTGCTGACAGTTTCCGTCTGTCATGGACGGCTGACGAAGATATGTTTGACAGATTTGTCATTAAAATTAGAGACAGCAAAAGATTAGCCCATCCGCACGAGTACAGCATCCGTGGTGATGAACGAACCAAGGTTTTAACTGGACTCATGAGTGCCACTGAGTATGAAATCGAGCTTTATGGTGTCTCTTTGGACCAACGCTCCCAACCTATTACTGGGGTTGCTCAGACAG GCCTGAGCAATCCAAGAGGACTTCACTTCTCTGAAGTGACTGACTCTTCAGCCATAGTTCACTGGTCCATGCCTCATTCTCCAGTGGATAGCTACCGCATCGCCTATGTGCCATTTGAAGGAG gaaGCCCGATGACAGTGACTGTGGATGGCAGTGTGTTTGAGGCTTTGCTACCCAATATGATCCCTGGCAAGACCTATCAAGTGACTGTCAGTGCTGTGAAGGGTCTGGAGGAAAGTGACCCCAGTAGTGACACTGTAACCACAG CTTTGGACAGACCTCAGGGTCTGACAGCAGTTAATGTCACTGACACTTCAGCCCTGCTGCTGTGGCAGCCATCTGTGGCCACAGTTGATGGCTACGTCATTACCTACAGCGGTGATTCAG TGTCCCCAGTGGTGGAGCATGTCTCTGGCAACACTGTGGAGTTTGAGATGGGCTCTCTTGTTCCAGGAACCCACTACTCAGTTGGAGTTCATGCTGTGAAAGAAGCTCAGAAGAGTGACTCTGCTGTTACTGAATTCACCACTG ATGTGGACCCTCCCCGCGATCTGACAGCTATTAACATTCAAACTGACAGTGCTACTCTCACATGGAAACCTCCACAGGCTGCTGTCACCGGTTACACACTCACTTTTTCTTCTGCCGATGGTGTAATCAGG GAAGTGGTGCTAAGCCCAACAGCCTCCTCCTACAACATGGCTCAGCTAACTGGCTCCACAGAGTACAATGTCAAACTGCAGGCCATCGCTGGAGCCCAGAGGAGTCGACATGTAACCACTGTCTTCACTACCA TCGGACAATTGTACAGACGCCCCAAGGACTGTGCTCAGATTTTATTGAATGGGGAGACGACCTCTGGTCTGTTCACCATCTATGTGGGAGGAGAAGACGGCCAGCCCATCCAGGTTTACTGTGACATGTCCACAGATGGCGGAGGATGGATG GTTTTCCTCAGACGCCAGAGTGGAAAGCTGGAATTCTTCAGGAACTGGAAGAACTACACTGCTGGCTTTGGTAACATGAATGATGAGTTCTGGCTGG GTCTCTCCAACCTCCATAAAATCACATCTTCTGGCCACTATGAGCTGCGAGTGGACTTGAGGGACAAAGGGGAATCAGCCTATGCTCAGTATGATAAGTTCACCATTGCAGAACCAAGAACACGCTACAAAGTCTACATAGGAGCATACAGTGGAACAGCAG GTGACTCCATGACTTACCACCAGGGACGACCATTCTCCACCTTTGACAATGATAATGATATCGCTGTTACCAACTGCGCCTTGTCCTACAAAGGTGCCTTTTGGTATAAAAATTGTCATCGTGTCAACCTCATGGGGAAATATGGCGACAACAGTCACAGTAAG GGGATCAACTGGTTCCACTGGAAGGGGCACGAACACTCAATTGAATTTGCAGAGATGAAGATTAGACCAGCCAACTTCAGAAACTTTGAGAGCAGAAAAAAACGATCATAG